The DNA region TTGTTATTGATTGAATCAATTTTTTGGTTGAAACGGTCAGCTGCTTTATCTGTAATAAAGGCAATAATTTCTTTTTGGCTTTTACCCTCTAAATTATCGATATCCACCTGTGTATTACGGTATAAAGCTGTTTCCGCGAAGTCAGCTAAGGCTTCTAAATTCCAATCAGCACGGTCACCAGCAGTGTATAATTCCACTTGGCGTTTAATGGTCCGCTCAATCATTGGCCACATCACGTCATCCAATGACTCTTCAGCTGAAATCACTTCGAAACGTTGTGCGTAGATGACATCACGTTGTTGACGCATCACTTCATCGTATTCCAGGACGTTTTTACGGGTATCGTAGTTATTCCCTTCAACACGAATTTGTGCACCTTCAACCTGTTTAGTAATCATACGAGACTCAATCACCATATCTGGATCATCTTGATCAAGATTTAAGCTTTCCCATAGTTGTTGGATACGCTCTGACCCAAAACGACGCATTACATCATCTTCAAGAGACAAGTAGAAACGTGAATATCCAGGATCCCCTTGGCGTCCAGCACGTCCACGTAACTGGTTATCAATACGACGTGATTCGTGACGTTCAGTACCAATTACAGCTAAGCCACCAAGTTCTTTTACTTCGGGGCTCAATTTAATATCTGTACCACGCCCCGCCATGTTCGTCGCAATCGTCACGGCGCCCTTTTGACCTGCATCAGCAACAATTTGTGCTTCACGTTCATGGTTTTTAGCGTTCAACACATTATGGCGAATACCTAATTGCGTTAAGGCATCTGATAACATTTCAGAAGTTTCAACTGCTACCGTACCTACTAAAACTGGTTGTCCAGCTTGGTGGCGAGTAGCGATATCCTTTACAACCGCGTTAAATTTAGATTTTAAATTAGGGTATAAGATATCTGATTTATCTTCACGAATAACTGGTTTATTGGTTGGAATTTGAATAACGTTCATATTATAAATTTCACGGAATTCTTCTTCTTCAGTTTTAGCTGTACCTGTCATACCAGATAATTTTTCATACATTCTAAAGTAATTTTGGAAGGTAATTGTCGCCATTGTTTTTGATTCATTTTGAATTTCAACATTTTCTTTGGCTTCAATACCTTGGTGTAACCCGTCAGAGAAACGACGCCCTTCCATGATACGACCTGTGAAACCATCAACAATTTTAACTTGACCATCAACTACAACGTAGTCAATATTTAAAATCATGATGTAGTTAGCACGCAAAGCTGTATCAATATGGTGGATTAAACGGCCATTTTCCATGTCGTATAAGTTTTTTACATGGAAGACATCTTCGGCTTTTTCAATACCTGCTTCAGTAAGGGCTATTGTTTTAGAGGAAACATCAATAACATAGTCTTCCTCTTCTTTTAAACTTTTAGCAAAATAATCTGCGCGTTGATAAAGTGCTGTTGATTGCTCTGCTTGGTTGGAAATAATCAACGGCGTACGCGCCTCATCGATTAAGATTGAATCCACTTCATCGACAACCGCAAAGTATAAAGGACGTTGCACCATTTGGCGTTTGTACACAACCATGTTGTCACGCAAGTAGTCAAAT from Aerococcus urinaeequi includes:
- the secA gene encoding preprotein translocase subunit SecA; amino-acid sequence: MANVLKKVFDNQRKDLKKFDKTAKQVEALEDRFANYTDDQLKDMTKSFQERLQLGEDLEDILVEAFATVREGARRVLGLFPYHVQIMGGLALHYGNIAEMKTGEGKTLTATMPVYLNALAGKGVHVVTVNDYLASRDSAQMGELYTFLGLTVGLNKAGMNNDEKREAYAADITYSTNNELGFDYLRDNMVVYKRQMVQRPLYFAVVDEVDSILIDEARTPLIISNQAEQSTALYQRADYFAKSLKEEEDYVIDVSSKTIALTEAGIEKAEDVFHVKNLYDMENGRLIHHIDTALRANYIMILNIDYVVVDGQVKIVDGFTGRIMEGRRFSDGLHQGIEAKENVEIQNESKTMATITFQNYFRMYEKLSGMTGTAKTEEEEFREIYNMNVIQIPTNKPVIREDKSDILYPNLKSKFNAVVKDIATRHQAGQPVLVGTVAVETSEMLSDALTQLGIRHNVLNAKNHEREAQIVADAGQKGAVTIATNMAGRGTDIKLSPEVKELGGLAVIGTERHESRRIDNQLRGRAGRQGDPGYSRFYLSLEDDVMRRFGSERIQQLWESLNLDQDDPDMVIESRMITKQVEGAQIRVEGNNYDTRKNVLEYDEVMRQQRDVIYAQRFEVISAEESLDDVMWPMIERTIKRQVELYTAGDRADWNLEALADFAETALYRNTQVDIDNLEGKSQKEIIAFITDKAADRFNQKIDSINNKDMALEFEKVVILRAVDSRWTNHIDAMDQLRQGVGLRAYAQNNPLVEYQSEGFDRFNEMIAGIEYDATRMFMQSEIRQNLERKQAK